The Campylobacter concisus genome includes a region encoding these proteins:
- the panD gene encoding aspartate 1-decarboxylase — MNIEILASKIHRAVVTDANLNYVGSISIGEELIKAANLIENQKVEILDVNNGERFATYVIKGKKGEICLNGAAARKVCVGDVVIIVAYASMKFKKAKKFKPTIVHVNNKNEIIKE; from the coding sequence ATGAATATAGAAATTTTAGCTAGTAAGATCCACAGAGCCGTCGTAACAGACGCAAATTTAAACTATGTTGGCTCAATAAGCATAGGCGAGGAGCTTATAAAAGCTGCAAATTTGATAGAAAATCAAAAGGTTGAAATTTTAGACGTTAATAATGGCGAGAGATTCGCTACCTACGTGATAAAGGGCAAAAAAGGCGAAATTTGCCTAAACGGCGCGGCTGCTAGAAAAGTCTGCGTAGGAGACGTGGTCATCATCGTGGCGTATGCTAGCATGAAATTTAAAAAGGCTAAGAAATTTAAGCCAACCATCGTACATGTAAATAACAAAAACGAGATCATAAAGGAGTAG
- the rpsK gene encoding 30S ribosomal protein S11, whose protein sequence is MAKRKIVKKKVVRKSIAKGIVYISATFNNTMVTVTDEMGNAIAWSSAGGLGFKGSKKSTPYAAQQAVEDALNKAKEHGIKEVGIKVQGPGSGRETAVKSVGTVEGIKVSFFKDITPLPHNGCRPPKRRRV, encoded by the coding sequence ATGGCGAAAAGAAAAATTGTTAAGAAAAAAGTAGTTAGAAAAAGCATAGCCAAAGGTATCGTTTATATCAGTGCAACATTTAACAACACTATGGTAACTGTAACTGATGAAATGGGAAATGCTATTGCATGGAGTAGTGCAGGCGGCTTAGGCTTTAAAGGTAGTAAAAAATCAACTCCTTATGCAGCTCAGCAGGCAGTTGAAGATGCTCTAAATAAAGCAAAAGAGCATGGTATAAAAGAAGTTGGTATTAAGGTTCAAGGTCCAGGTAGCGGACGTGAAACAGCTGTTAAAAGTGTAGGAACTGTTGAAGGAATTAAGGTATCTTTCTTTAAAGACATTACACCTTTACCACACAATGGTTGTAGACCGCCAAAACGCCGCCGCGTATAA
- the infA gene encoding translation initiation factor IF-1, which yields MAKDDVIEIDGNVVEALPNATFKVELDNKHIILCHIAGKMRMHYIKIMPGDRVKVELTPYSLDKGRITYRYK from the coding sequence GTGGCAAAAGACGATGTCATTGAGATTGATGGAAATGTTGTTGAAGCACTACCAAATGCAACTTTTAAAGTTGAGCTTGACAACAAACATATAATTTTATGTCATATCGCCGGAAAAATGAGAATGCATTATATAAAGATAATGCCTGGCGACCGGGTAAAAGTAGAACTTACGCCATATAGCCTAGATAAGGGCAGGATCACTTATAGATATAAGTAA
- the map gene encoding type I methionyl aminopeptidase — protein MAITLKRPAEIEKMRAANKIVARTLDHISMIIKPGISLLEIDKICEDMIRAAGAKPAFKGLYGFPNAACISVNEVVIHGIPNEYKLKEGDIVSVDIGSNLDGYFGDSARTFGVGKISKEDEALIACSKDALYFAIDFIRAGMHFKEICYELEKFILGRGYVPLRGYCGHGIGKRPHEEPEIPNYLDGNNPKAGPKIKEGMVFCIEPMICQKDGTPVLGSDNWKVTSKDGLRTSHYEHCMAIVNGKAEILSQV, from the coding sequence ATGGCTATCACGCTTAAAAGACCAGCTGAGATAGAGAAAATGAGAGCGGCGAACAAGATCGTCGCTCGAACTCTTGATCACATTTCTATGATTATAAAGCCTGGAATTTCCCTTCTTGAGATAGATAAAATTTGTGAAGATATGATAAGGGCTGCTGGGGCAAAACCTGCTTTTAAAGGTCTTTATGGCTTTCCAAATGCAGCTTGCATAAGCGTCAATGAAGTGGTGATCCACGGAATCCCAAATGAATACAAACTAAAAGAGGGTGATATCGTTAGCGTTGATATCGGCTCAAATTTAGATGGTTATTTTGGTGATTCGGCTAGGACATTTGGAGTTGGTAAAATTTCAAAAGAAGACGAGGCTTTGATTGCTTGCTCAAAAGATGCACTATATTTTGCTATTGATTTCATAAGAGCTGGTATGCATTTTAAAGAAATTTGCTACGAGCTTGAGAAATTTATACTAGGCAGAGGCTATGTACCTTTACGTGGATATTGTGGTCACGGTATAGGAAAAAGGCCACACGAAGAGCCAGAAATTCCAAACTACCTTGATGGAAACAACCCAAAAGCTGGACCAAAGATAAAAGAGGGAATGGTATTTTGTATAGAGCCGATGATCTGCCAAAAAGACGGCACACCAGTTTTAGGAAGTGATAACTGGAAAGTAACCTCAAAAGATGGTTTGAGAACTAGCCACTATGAGCATTGTATGGCGATAGTTAATGGCAAAGCTGAAATTTTAAGCCAAGTATAA
- a CDS encoding DNA-directed RNA polymerase subunit alpha, with protein MRKITTSAYMPTEIEVKSISENVANITAYPFEAGYAVTLAHPLRRLLYTSTVGFAPIGVKIKGVSHEFDSMRGMLEDVAFFIINLKKIRFKLKSTSEREVIEYSFKGPKEITGADLNNDLVEIVNPDAYLATINEDAELNFSVIIQKGIGYVPSEEIREETEDDYIALDAFFTPVKKAVYDIQNVLVEDDPDYEKIIFTITTDGQVSPIEAFKNCLEAMYQQMSVFKGILDIDVSTPVASSSAGGEFSKLLSSVEDLNLSARSFNCLDKADIRFIGELALMDENELKELKNLGKKSLEEIKAVMEEIGYPVGADVLKDGKEQLRKKITELKAQISVKE; from the coding sequence ATGAGAAAGATTACTACATCAGCTTATATGCCAACTGAAATTGAAGTTAAAAGTATTAGCGAAAATGTTGCTAACATTACAGCGTACCCTTTTGAAGCAGGTTATGCTGTTACTTTGGCTCACCCATTGCGTCGTCTTCTTTACACAAGTACGGTAGGTTTTGCTCCTATTGGTGTAAAGATAAAAGGCGTTAGCCACGAATTTGACAGTATGCGTGGTATGCTAGAAGACGTAGCTTTTTTTATTATAAATTTGAAAAAGATCAGATTTAAATTAAAAAGCACCAGTGAGCGCGAAGTTATAGAGTATAGCTTTAAAGGACCAAAAGAGATAACTGGGGCTGATCTAAATAATGATCTAGTTGAGATCGTTAACCCAGACGCATACCTTGCTACAATAAATGAAGATGCTGAGTTAAATTTTTCAGTTATCATTCAAAAAGGTATCGGATATGTGCCTAGTGAAGAGATCAGAGAAGAGACCGAAGATGACTATATCGCACTTGATGCTTTTTTTACACCTGTTAAAAAAGCAGTTTACGATATACAAAATGTCTTGGTTGAGGATGATCCAGACTATGAAAAGATCATATTTACTATAACAACTGATGGTCAAGTTAGCCCAATAGAGGCTTTTAAAAATTGTTTAGAAGCTATGTATCAACAAATGTCAGTATTTAAAGGAATTTTGGATATTGATGTTAGTACTCCAGTTGCTAGTTCAAGTGCAGGCGGCGAGTTTTCAAAGTTGCTTTCTAGCGTGGAAGATCTAAATTTAAGTGCTAGAAGCTTCAACTGCCTTGATAAAGCTGATATTAGATTTATCGGCGAGCTTGCATTAATGGACGAAAACGAGCTTAAAGAGCTTAAAAATTTAGGTAAAAAATCTCTTGAAGAGATTAAAGCGGTTATGGAAGAGATAGGCTATCCAGTTGGTGCCGATGTGTTAAAAGATGGCAAAGAGCAACTAAGAAAGAAAATAACCGAGCTCAAAGCACAAATTAGTGTAAAAGAATAA
- the rplQ gene encoding 50S ribosomal protein L17 produces MRHKHGYRKLGRTSSHRSALLKNLAIAIIKSEKIETTLPKAKELRSYVEKLITRARKGDSNAHRAVFASLQDKETTNKLVTEVAPKFKERNGGYTRIIKTRVRRGDAAEMAYIELVAE; encoded by the coding sequence ATGAGACATAAACACGGATATCGCAAACTTGGTAGAACGTCATCTCATAGATCTGCATTGCTTAAAAATTTGGCGATAGCTATCATCAAAAGCGAAAAGATAGAGACGACTTTACCAAAAGCAAAAGAGCTTAGAAGCTATGTTGAAAAGCTAATCACAAGAGCTAGAAAAGGTGATTCTAATGCTCACAGAGCAGTATTTGCTTCTTTACAAGATAAAGAAACAACAAATAAATTAGTTACTGAAGTAGCTCCAAAATTTAAAGAGCGCAATGGCGGCTATACAAGAATTATCAAGACTCGTGTTCGCAGAGGCGACGCGGCAGAGATGGCTTATATAGAGCTAGTAGCTGAATAA
- a CDS encoding UDP-N-acetylmuramoyl-L-alanyl-D-glutamate--2,6-diaminopimelate ligase: MKISVENSFITDDSNECENGSFFVQTTANAKFAEAAVKNGAKIISLEECKKLLKIDENLKIVGITGTNGKTTTAAAIYEILRNLGKKCGLSGTRGAFIEGEQIDDKALTTSAILKTLSYLKVASEQGCEYFVMEVSSHAIAQKRIESLKFALKIFTNLTQDHLDYHKSMEEYARVKSSFFDDDCMKLINADDNGIKFNPKNAYTYSLKKPASFAPVVYGLKGGIDAVIKTPNGDVEIDSSLQGEFNLYNLIAALGAVCLLERPDATALSKAISKFKGVSGRMEVVSTDPLVIVDFAHTPDGIEKVLNSLRHLNLIAVFGAGGDRDRTKRPKMGAIAQKYARICIVTSDNPRSEEPESIIDEICAGMSQNENLIRNANRKEAIALAISKLEPGWALVILGKGDEPYQEIKGVKHPFSDKEVVKELLKR, encoded by the coding sequence ATGAAAATATCAGTAGAAAATAGCTTCATAACAGATGACTCAAACGAGTGCGAAAATGGCTCATTTTTCGTGCAAACTACCGCAAACGCAAAATTTGCAGAGGCAGCGGTAAAAAATGGTGCAAAGATAATTAGCCTTGAAGAGTGCAAGAAACTTTTAAAAATCGATGAAAACTTAAAGATAGTTGGCATCACAGGCACAAATGGCAAGACTACAACGGCTGCGGCTATCTATGAAATTTTACGAAATTTAGGCAAAAAATGCGGACTAAGTGGCACGAGAGGAGCATTTATAGAGGGTGAGCAGATAGATGATAAGGCACTTACGACAAGTGCCATTTTAAAGACGCTCTCATACCTCAAAGTAGCCAGCGAGCAGGGCTGTGAGTACTTCGTGATGGAGGTTAGCTCGCACGCGATCGCTCAAAAACGCATAGAGAGCTTAAAATTTGCTCTAAAAATTTTTACAAATTTAACGCAAGATCATCTCGACTACCACAAGAGCATGGAGGAGTACGCTAGGGTAAAGTCGAGCTTTTTTGACGATGATTGCATGAAGCTTATAAATGCTGATGATAATGGCATTAAATTTAATCCAAAAAACGCTTATACGTATTCGCTCAAAAAGCCAGCCAGCTTTGCACCAGTGGTTTATGGGTTAAAGGGCGGCATAGACGCGGTTATCAAGACGCCAAATGGCGATGTGGAGATAGACTCAAGCCTTCAAGGTGAGTTTAATCTTTATAACCTAATCGCCGCTCTTGGCGCTGTTTGCTTGCTAGAGCGTCCAGACGCGACCGCGCTTTCAAAGGCGATAAGCAAATTTAAAGGGGTTAGTGGCAGAATGGAAGTGGTTAGCACCGATCCGCTAGTCATCGTGGATTTTGCTCATACGCCAGATGGTATCGAAAAGGTGCTAAACTCGCTTAGACATCTAAATTTGATCGCAGTCTTTGGTGCAGGCGGCGATAGAGATAGGACAAAGCGCCCAAAAATGGGAGCGATTGCCCAAAAATACGCAAGAATTTGTATCGTCACAAGCGACAATCCAAGAAGCGAAGAGCCAGAGAGCATAATTGATGAAATTTGCGCTGGTATGAGTCAAAATGAAAATTTGATACGAAACGCCAACCGCAAAGAGGCGATCGCACTGGCTATCAGCAAGCTTGAGCCTGGCTGGGCGCTTGTCATACTTGGCAAAGGCGACGAGCCATATCAAGAGATAAAGGGCGTCAAGCACCCATTTAGCGATAAAGAAGTAGTAAAAGAGCTTTTAAAGAGGTAA
- the rpsM gene encoding 30S ribosomal protein S13, producing MARIAGVDLPNKKRIEYGLTYIYGIGLYKSRQILDAAGISYDKRVYELSEDEAAAIRKEIQEHHIVEGDLRKQVAMDIKALMDLGSYRGLRHRKGLPVRGQKTKTNARTRKGRRKTVGAATK from the coding sequence ATGGCACGTATTGCAGGTGTAGATTTACCAAACAAAAAGAGAATAGAGTATGGTTTGACTTATATCTATGGTATAGGTCTTTATAAATCTCGTCAAATTCTTGACGCAGCTGGAATTTCTTACGACAAGAGAGTTTATGAGCTTAGTGAAGACGAAGCGGCAGCCATCCGTAAAGAAATTCAAGAGCATCATATCGTTGAGGGTGATTTGAGAAAACAAGTTGCTATGGATATCAAAGCTCTTATGGATCTTGGAAGTTATAGAGGTCTTCGCCACAGAAAAGGTCTTCCTGTTCGTGGTCAAAAGACTAAAACTAATGCTAGAACCAGAAAAGGCAGACGTAAAACTGTCGGTGCAGCTACTAAGTAA
- a CDS encoding ABC transporter permease, with protein MIEIFKKSILILVIFALWQVVCELEIFTPYILPSPITTLKTMFDMSLSGELITHVMISFKRIFVGYILAFVLAFIFGGVAALFPKASIYYEWILEFFRNVPPLSLIAILVLWFGINETPKIIIIILASFFPMFLSISKGLTSCDVKLIEVGKIFCFSKFEIFYKIILKNAIKDIFVGMRIGFGYAMRAIVGAEMIAASSGLGYLILDAEELSRADRIFVGIFTIGICGVLIDRIFLFLISKFSLLRSEK; from the coding sequence GTGATAGAAATTTTTAAAAAGAGCATTTTGATCCTAGTGATCTTTGCTCTCTGGCAGGTCGTTTGCGAGCTAGAAATTTTCACGCCCTATATCTTGCCAAGTCCTATTACGACACTTAAAACGATGTTTGACATGAGCTTAAGCGGCGAGCTAATAACGCATGTGATGATTAGCTTTAAGCGTATATTTGTTGGTTATATTTTGGCTTTTGTTTTGGCATTTATTTTTGGCGGAGTTGCGGCGCTATTTCCAAAAGCTAGTATTTATTACGAGTGGATACTAGAGTTTTTTAGAAATGTTCCGCCACTTAGCCTTATTGCTATTTTGGTACTTTGGTTTGGTATAAACGAAACTCCAAAAATTATTATTATCATCTTAGCATCGTTTTTTCCAATGTTTTTAAGCATTTCAAAAGGGCTAACTAGCTGCGATGTGAAGCTTATTGAAGTTGGTAAAATTTTTTGTTTTAGTAAATTTGAAATTTTTTACAAAATCATCCTAAAAAATGCCATAAAAGATATTTTTGTAGGTATGCGCATAGGTTTTGGCTACGCTATGCGAGCGATTGTGGGGGCGGAGATGATCGCAGCTTCTAGCGGGCTAGGCTATCTCATACTTGACGCTGAGGAGCTTTCACGTGCAGATAGGATATTTGTTGGCATATTTACGATCGGCATTTGCGGCGTACTCATAGATAGGATATTTTTATTTTTGATATCTAAATTTAGCCTTTTGCGAAGTGAAAAATGA
- a CDS encoding YbaB/EbfC family nucleoid-associated protein, whose translation MFEGFDFSKMGQMLEDVQKQAKQIEEESKNKEFGAKSGGGLVSVRANGSGEILDISIDDSLLEDKESMQILLISTVNDVLKSVEADKKNTASRMLGGLASMGIK comes from the coding sequence ATGTTTGAGGGATTTGACTTTTCAAAGATGGGGCAGATGCTCGAGGACGTGCAAAAGCAAGCCAAGCAGATAGAAGAAGAGAGTAAAAATAAAGAATTTGGCGCAAAAAGCGGCGGCGGACTAGTTAGCGTAAGGGCAAACGGTAGCGGCGAGATACTTGATATCAGCATAGATGATAGCTTGCTTGAAGATAAAGAGAGTATGCAAATTTTGCTAATAAGCACCGTAAATGACGTGCTAAAATCAGTTGAGGCCGATAAGAAAAACACCGCTTCAAGGATGCTTGGCGGCCTTGCTTCGATGGGGATAAAATGA
- a CDS encoding histidine kinase yields MIDYKKIGIKHFKRSKFKEAIFYFSLAYEKTQDKNLLFLIQICSLGEKNVEEAKLLFDYFMDKLRAGEDDEGMDEILKILESRLASDEYFEEQDAISYEDFKKAVYKDGSFKKVFENIMFSTKVMISNKDDFLEFLGNLIKNDFIEMSINYLESAAVMFGGDERIDQLFKEIQKRQNDENISRK; encoded by the coding sequence TTGATAGATTATAAAAAAATAGGCATTAAACACTTTAAACGCTCAAAATTTAAAGAAGCGATCTTTTACTTCTCTCTAGCTTACGAAAAGACACAGGATAAAAATTTACTATTTTTGATACAAATTTGCTCCCTTGGCGAGAAAAATGTAGAGGAAGCAAAACTTTTATTTGACTATTTTATGGATAAACTAAGAGCTGGCGAAGATGATGAAGGAATGGATGAAATTTTAAAAATTTTAGAATCAAGATTGGCTAGCGATGAGTATTTTGAAGAGCAAGACGCGATCAGCTACGAGGACTTTAAAAAGGCTGTTTATAAGGACGGAAGCTTCAAAAAGGTCTTTGAAAATATCATGTTCTCAACCAAGGTCATGATCTCAAACAAAGATGATTTTTTAGAATTTTTGGGAAATTTGATAAAAAATGACTTCATAGAAATGAGTATAAACTATCTTGAGAGTGCGGCGGTGATGTTTGGCGGTGATGAGCGCATAGATCAGCTTTTTAAAGAGATACAAAAAAGACAAAACGATGAAAATATCAGTAGAAAATAG
- a CDS encoding NifU family protein: protein MIPFSDEELLKPVSASLQKVLPMLENDGGGMELLGIKNGKIYVRLTGHCHGCAASTTTLKYGLERQLRMDIHPELEVVNIPIGEEFDIDRL, encoded by the coding sequence ATGATCCCATTTAGCGATGAAGAACTTTTAAAACCAGTCAGTGCGAGTTTGCAAAAGGTATTACCGATGCTTGAAAATGATGGCGGTGGCATGGAACTACTTGGCATAAAAAATGGCAAAATTTATGTAAGACTTACAGGGCATTGTCATGGATGTGCAGCTAGCACAACTACACTAAAATATGGACTCGAAAGACAACTTCGTATGGATATTCACCCAGAGCTTGAGGTCGTAAATATCCCGATTGGCGAGGAATTTGACATTGATAGATTATAA
- the secY gene encoding preprotein translocase subunit SecY produces the protein MDKTLTNKILITLAFLFAYRILAYVPVPGVNVDVIKEFFNSNNSNALGLFNMFSGKAAERLSIISLGIMPYITASIIMELLAATFPKLGQMKKERDGMQKYMQIIRYATIVITLVQSIGVSIGLQSLSGRGGEQAIMIDINLFIAISAVSMLTGTMLLMWIGEQITQRGIGNGISLIIFAGIVSGIPSAIGGTVNLVNTSEMNFLTVIAILAIILATIGAIIFVEMGERRIPISYSRKVIMENQNKRIMNYIPIKVNLSGVIPPIFASAILMFPSTILQASTNPIIQAINDFLSPNGYMFNFLTFLFIIFFAFFYASIVFNTKDISENLKKQGGFIPGVRPGESTASYLNEVAGRLTLGGALYLGIISTLPWVLVKTMGVPFYFGGTSVLIVVSVALDTMRRIEAQSYTNKYQTLSAVGL, from the coding sequence ATGGATAAAACACTGACCAACAAGATTTTAATCACGTTGGCATTTTTGTTCGCATACAGGATACTGGCTTATGTGCCAGTTCCTGGTGTTAATGTCGACGTAATTAAAGAATTTTTTAATTCAAACAATAGCAATGCCTTGGGTCTGTTTAATATGTTTAGTGGTAAGGCTGCTGAGCGTTTAAGTATTATCTCTTTAGGTATCATGCCTTACATTACAGCTTCGATCATTATGGAGCTTTTAGCAGCAACATTTCCAAAATTAGGTCAGATGAAAAAAGAGCGTGACGGTATGCAAAAATATATGCAAATCATACGTTATGCAACCATCGTTATCACTCTTGTACAATCAATCGGTGTTTCTATCGGACTTCAAAGCTTAAGCGGACGCGGTGGCGAACAAGCTATCATGATAGATATAAATTTATTTATCGCGATCTCTGCTGTATCTATGCTAACTGGAACTATGCTGCTTATGTGGATAGGTGAGCAAATAACGCAACGTGGTATAGGCAACGGCATAAGTCTTATCATCTTTGCCGGTATCGTCTCTGGCATACCTAGTGCGATCGGTGGAACTGTAAATTTAGTAAACACCTCTGAGATGAATTTCCTAACAGTCATCGCTATTTTAGCGATCATCTTAGCCACCATCGGTGCTATTATATTTGTTGAGATGGGTGAAAGGCGTATCCCTATTTCTTACTCAAGAAAAGTGATAATGGAAAATCAAAACAAACGTATAATGAACTATATACCGATCAAAGTAAATTTAAGCGGTGTTATTCCACCGATATTTGCTAGTGCGATTTTGATGTTTCCAAGTACGATTTTACAAGCTAGTACAAATCCAATCATCCAAGCTATCAACGACTTTTTAAGTCCAAATGGCTATATGTTTAACTTTTTAACATTTTTATTTATCATCTTCTTTGCGTTTTTCTACGCATCAATCGTGTTTAACACAAAAGATATAAGTGAAAATTTAAAGAAACAAGGCGGATTTATCCCAGGCGTTAGACCAGGCGAGAGTACAGCTAGCTATCTAAATGAAGTAGCTGGCAGGCTAACTTTGGGCGGTGCTTTATACTTGGGTATCATTTCAACACTACCTTGGGTACTTGTAAAGACTATGGGTGTTCCATTTTATTTTGGTGGCACATCAGTACTTATCGTGGTTTCAGTAGCGCTTGATACGATGAGGCGTATAGAAGCCCAGTCTTATACAAACAAATACCAAACTCTAAGCGCAGTAGGTCTATAA
- the rpsD gene encoding 30S ribosomal protein S4: MARYTGPVEKLERRLGVSLALKGERRLAGKSAFEKRPYAPGQHGQRRAKISEYGLQLREKQKAKFMYGVSEKQFRRLFQEAARREGNTGALLVQLLEQRLDNVVYRMGFATTRRFARQLVTHGHILVNGKRVDIPSYRVEPGAKVEIVEKSKNNPQIVRAIDLTAQTGIVAWVDVEKEKKFGIFTRNPEREEVIIPVEERFIVELYSK, from the coding sequence ATGGCTAGATATACAGGACCTGTTGAAAAATTAGAAAGACGTCTTGGTGTGTCTCTTGCGTTAAAAGGCGAAAGAAGACTTGCTGGTAAAAGTGCTTTTGAAAAAAGACCTTATGCGCCAGGACAACATGGACAAAGAAGAGCAAAAATAAGCGAATATGGCTTACAACTTCGCGAGAAGCAAAAAGCTAAATTTATGTATGGTGTTTCTGAGAAACAATTTAGAAGATTATTTCAAGAAGCAGCACGCCGCGAAGGTAATACCGGTGCTCTTTTGGTTCAACTATTAGAGCAAAGATTAGATAATGTTGTTTATAGAATGGGCTTTGCAACAACTCGTCGTTTTGCTCGTCAGCTAGTAACTCATGGACATATTTTAGTAAATGGTAAAAGAGTAGATATACCATCTTACAGAGTTGAACCTGGTGCAAAAGTAGAGATTGTTGAAAAATCTAAGAACAATCCACAAATTGTTCGTGCAATAGATCTTACAGCGCAAACTGGTATTGTTGCTTGGGTAGATGTTGAAAAAGAGAAAAAATTTGGAATTTTCACTAGAAATCCAGAAAGAGAAGAGGTTATCATTCCTGTTGAGGAAAGATTTATAGTAGAGCTTTATTCAAAATAA
- the rpmJ gene encoding 50S ribosomal protein L36: protein MKVRPSVKKMCDKCKIVKRSGIIRVICENPKHKQRQG, encoded by the coding sequence ATGAAAGTTCGTCCTTCTGTAAAGAAGATGTGTGACAAATGTAAAATTGTCAAACGTAGTGGCATAATTCGTGTTATCTGCGAAAATCCAAAACATAAACAAAGACAAGGATAA
- a CDS encoding ABC transporter ATP-binding protein, with the protein MIEILNLSKYFFIHDKRIDVLKELNLSIKKDKITVILGRSGCGKTTLLRLIAGLEGVSLGEINFKEQARIGFVFQEPRLMPFLNVYENIVFALKKHEIDEVKIDRLISMIGLSEFKFAAVSQLSGGMSSRVSLARVLAYEANLILMDEPFAALDAFTRASMQAEILKLQAGKTIIFVTHNVDEALYLADKIILLEKGGMKSNYDLSNIAKPRDLLCNELINLKRKILSEI; encoded by the coding sequence ATGATAGAAATTTTAAATTTATCAAAGTATTTTTTTATCCATGACAAGCGTATCGACGTTTTAAAAGAGCTAAATTTAAGCATAAAAAAAGATAAGATCACCGTTATACTTGGCAGAAGTGGTTGCGGTAAAACGACTCTTTTAAGGCTTATTGCTGGACTTGAGGGCGTAAGTCTAGGTGAGATAAATTTTAAAGAGCAAGCAAGGATCGGCTTTGTCTTTCAAGAGCCTAGACTAATGCCTTTTTTAAATGTCTATGAAAATATCGTATTTGCGCTTAAAAAGCATGAGATAGACGAGGTAAAGATAGATAGACTCATATCAATGATAGGGCTTAGTGAGTTTAAATTCGCCGCTGTTTCGCAGCTATCTGGCGGTATGAGCTCGCGCGTTTCTCTTGCAAGAGTACTTGCATACGAAGCAAATTTGATCCTTATGGATGAGCCATTTGCGGCACTTGATGCTTTTACGAGAGCCAGCATGCAGGCTGAAATTTTAAAGCTTCAAGCTGGTAAAACCATCATTTTTGTCACTCATAATGTCGATGAAGCCCTATATTTAGCAGATAAGATAATTTTGCTTGAAAAAGGTGGGATGAAATCAAACTATGACCTGTCAAATATAGCTAAGCCAAGAGATTTGCTTTGCAATGAATTAATAAATTTAAAGCGTAAAATTTTAAGTGAAATTTAG
- a CDS encoding NrtA/SsuA/CpmA family ABC transporter substrate-binding protein — protein MRKFFKILCAASLLCLVANASELDKIGMTYVKSPLNVPSIVDKFKGFYAKSFGMPVEYSEITSGAKQTQALASNSLQFLNCVGGTSVILAAANKADIKIISAYSRAPEAFAIFAKDKGIKTAKDLKGKKIAGPKGTILNELLVRYLALGGLSINDVEFVSMGIPAAQAALENGSVDAALLAGPAAYNAKKSGLSVVTTGKGVITPVIVTATSGEFYKKHKDLVEKFKKAQDEILAFMKANEEEALKFTAEETGLSIEAVKSMYPQYDFSPKITPEDIKALEATQEFMLESKMIEQKVDIKSLLID, from the coding sequence ATGAGAAAGTTTTTTAAGATTTTGTGTGCAGCCTCTTTGCTTTGTCTAGTCGCAAACGCAAGTGAGCTAGATAAGATCGGTATGACCTATGTCAAATCGCCGCTAAACGTCCCCTCAATCGTCGATAAATTTAAAGGCTTTTATGCTAAATCTTTTGGCATGCCAGTCGAGTACTCCGAGATCACCTCAGGTGCGAAACAAACGCAAGCACTCGCTTCAAATTCGCTCCAGTTTTTAAATTGTGTTGGCGGAACTTCAGTCATACTTGCCGCAGCAAATAAAGCTGACATAAAGATCATAAGTGCCTATTCAAGAGCACCTGAAGCTTTTGCGATATTTGCTAAAGATAAAGGCATAAAAACCGCTAAAGACTTAAAAGGTAAAAAAATAGCAGGCCCAAAAGGCACGATATTAAATGAGCTTTTGGTTAGGTATCTTGCTCTTGGCGGTCTAAGCATAAATGACGTAGAGTTCGTTTCTATGGGCATCCCAGCTGCACAAGCTGCACTTGAAAATGGTAGCGTTGATGCAGCACTTCTTGCTGGACCAGCTGCTTATAATGCTAAAAAATCAGGACTTAGTGTCGTAACAACAGGCAAGGGCGTCATCACTCCAGTCATCGTTACTGCCACAAGCGGAGAATTTTACAAAAAGCATAAAGATCTAGTTGAAAAATTTAAAAAGGCTCAAGATGAAATTTTGGCTTTTATGAAAGCAAATGAGGAAGAGGCATTAAAATTTACAGCTGAAGAGACCGGGCTTAGCATAGAGGCGGTAAAGAGTATGTATCCGCAGTATGACTTTAGTCCAAAGATCACACCTGAAGATATAAAAGCACTTGAAGCTACGCAAGAATTTATGCTTGAGAGCAAGATGATCGAGCAAAAAGTAGATATAAAATCGCTTCTAATAGATTAA